A stretch of DNA from Mesorhizobium onobrychidis:
TTGCCCGCCGTCGCTCAATCTTCTGACGCTGAACTCGATGGCGGCGGCCGATTCGGTGCTGGTGCCGCTGCAATGCGAATTCTTCGCGCTTGAAGGCTTGAGCCAGTTGCTGGAGACGGTCGAGCAGGTGCGCCGGTCGATCAATCCCGAGCTGACGATCCAGGGCATCGTGCTAACCATGTTCGACGGGCGCAACAACCTCGCCAACCAGGTGGTGCAGGATGTGCGAGCGCATATGGGCGACAAGGTCTATGAAACCGTGATCCCGCGCAATGTGCGTGTCTCCGAGGCGCCGTCCTACGGCAAGCCGGCGATCCTCTACGACCTCAAATGCTCCGGCAGCCAGGCCTATCTGCAGCTTGCCTCCGAGGTGATCCGCCGCGAGCGCAAACTTCGCGCCGCTTAATGCAGTCGCCCAAAACTGGTAACTGGTATCGGGATAACGACATGCAGAAGCTGATTCGATACCGAAACGATCTGGACAGACGATGAGCGAAGACCTTTCAAGAAAAAGACTGGGGCGGGGGCTGGCGGCGCTGATCGGCGAAATCGATCGTCCGGCAGCGCCGGAAAAGCAGAGCATGAATGCCGACGGCAAGGTTCCGATCGAGTTCCTGAGCCCGAACCCAAAGAATCCGCGCCGGCATTTTGGCGACGCCGACCTGACCGATCTTGCCCAGTCGATCCGTGAACATGGCGTGGTGCAGCCGGTGGTGGCACGGCCGTCGCCGACCCAGCCCGGCCGCTACGAGATCATCGCCGGCGAGCGGCGCTGGCGCGCGGCGCAGCGCGCCGGGCTGACCGAGATCCCGATCATCGTGCGCGATGTCAACGATCGCACCGCGCTCGAACTGGCGATCATCGAAAACGTCCAGCGCACCGACCTCAACCCGGTCGAGGAGGCGATGGGCTACCAGCAGCTGATCGACGATCACGGCTACACCCAGGCCGATCTCGGCCAGGTGATCGGCAAGAGCCGCAGCCACGTCGCCAACACGCTCAGGCTGCTGAAGCTGCCGGACGTGATTCGCGACATGCTGGTCGATGGCGCGCTGTCGGCCGGCCACGCCCGCACATTGGTGACGGCGCAGGATCCGGCGGGCCTGGCCAAGCGGATCGTCGAGGACGGGCTTTCGGTGCGCCAGGCCGAAGCGCTGGCGCAGATGCCGACCGGCGCTCCAACGGCAAAGCGACAGACTGCAGCACCGGCACAGAAGGATGCCGATACGCTGGCGCTGGAAAAGCTGATGACCGGCACGATCGGCATGATCGTCACGATCGAGCACAAGGAACGCGGCGGCGTGATCAGCGTCGCTTACCGGACGCTGGAGCAGCTCGACGAGCTTTGCCGGCGGTTGAAGCAGGAGCGGTAGGTGCTTGAGGCACTCATGTTTTTAGCCGGCAAATGATCTTCTGGTTTAGGATTAAGCACGGCCTAGGCGGACATCCTCGTCCTGGAAACACAACGAAGCCTGGCGATTGCCAGCCCTTCCTTTTTTCAGCGCTGGTGATGGCGAAATCGCCGAGGCTGCTGATCTCCCCTTGAGCGGGAGATGGCCGGCAGGCCCAGAAAGGGTCGCCTAGCATCGAGCGCCGGCGCCTTGCGGAAGAAGAAGATGTCGGCGTTCCACGCGTTGCGACCCCCTCTGTCGCCTTCGGCGACATCTCCCCTCAGGGGAGATCAGGTGCGCTGCGCCAGTCGGGCGCTTTCCACAGCAATGCCTAGCAGGGCCTGCCGTGCCAGCGCGACCGAGAGGTCAGGCCGCCGGCGGGTCTGCAGGACCGCAGTCTGAAGTCTGGTCAAAGCGCGGCCAAGCGCCTCGTTGTTCCAGCGTTCGAGCGCCTTCTCGACCAGCTTTCGCCTGGCGAAAAACACCGGCGGGCGCGCCGTGGCGACGACCGAAGCGGCGTTGCGGCCGCCGGTGTCCATCAGGCCGCGCATCGCCTGGATCGCCTGCAGCTGCCGCATCGCCGACGAAAGCACCAGAAAAGCCTGGCCGCCGGATTGGCAATGGCGGGTGAAGGCCATGTCGAAGTCGCCGACCTTGCCTTCGAGCAAGGCGTCGACGGCGTCGTCGAAGGAGAGACCGGAAACGTCGCCCGATGTCGCCTTGACGTCGTCGAGGCCGATTTCGGTCTGGCCGTGGGCATAAAGCACCAGCTTTTCGATCTCGCCGCGGGAGGCCAGCCGGTCACCACCGAGGTTACGGCGCA
This window harbors:
- a CDS encoding ParB/RepB/Spo0J family partition protein codes for the protein MSEDLSRKRLGRGLAALIGEIDRPAAPEKQSMNADGKVPIEFLSPNPKNPRRHFGDADLTDLAQSIREHGVVQPVVARPSPTQPGRYEIIAGERRWRAAQRAGLTEIPIIVRDVNDRTALELAIIENVQRTDLNPVEEAMGYQQLIDDHGYTQADLGQVIGKSRSHVANTLRLLKLPDVIRDMLVDGALSAGHARTLVTAQDPAGLAKRIVEDGLSVRQAEALAQMPTGAPTAKRQTAAPAQKDADTLALEKLMTGTIGMIVTIEHKERGGVISVAYRTLEQLDELCRRLKQER
- the holA gene encoding DNA polymerase III subunit delta, whose product is MAQKKGYEVDAWLARPDPRISIVLLYGPDRGLVAERARAFAGKTGLPLDDPFSVVRLDGSEVDRDEGRLLDEARTVPMFSDRRLLWVRNASGQKALADDVKALTSEPPRDAIILIEAGDLKKGVGLRSIVEAADIAMALPCYADEARDIDTVIDDELRKAGMSMTLEARQALRRNLGGDRLASRGEIEKLVLYAHGQTEIGLDDVKATSGDVSGLSFDDAVDALLEGKVGDFDMAFTRHCQSGGQAFLVLSSAMRQLQAIQAMRGLMDTGGRNAASVVATARPPVFFARRKLVEKALERWNNEALGRALTRLQTAVLQTRRRPDLSVALARQALLGIAVESARLAQRT
- a CDS encoding ParA family protein, whose translation is MMKNGPRIITVANQKGGVGKTTTAINLATALAAIGERVLIVDLDPQGNASTGLGIDRRDRTVSSYDVLTGELDLEAAAIPTAVPGLSIVPSTLDLLGIEMEIASAPDRVLRLRNALRASAERSANFGYVLIDCPPSLNLLTLNSMAAADSVLVPLQCEFFALEGLSQLLETVEQVRRSINPELTIQGIVLTMFDGRNNLANQVVQDVRAHMGDKVYETVIPRNVRVSEAPSYGKPAILYDLKCSGSQAYLQLASEVIRRERKLRAA